A genomic region of Catalinimonas niigatensis contains the following coding sequences:
- a CDS encoding SusC/RagA family TonB-linked outer membrane protein: protein MRYNIPILIRSIFRYSVLIFMLQLGFSTLLMAETSDTGNIDNVQISIKLKNSSIVEVFQAIEDDTDYVFAYGEEVKNLKTTFTLNYKNADVNDVLKVVGQKARLNFKRINNTISVSVARLREQKSSLLSPPLLEEAFAITVSGQVSSLEGNEPLPGVNVLVKSTSNGTITDVEGKYTLSVANETDTLIFSSIGYVSQEVPVNNRTIVDVTLVEDIQALSEIVVTGYGTQKRESVTGAISTIGSEDIGRVKGGGTSVSTGLAGKLPGVAFRQRDGRPGAGASIQIRNMGNPLYVIDGIQQDEKQFNRLSAADIESITVLKDGAAAVYGVRAANGVVVVTTKRGGRGESNTVNVDANYGFQNWVTFPKVTNSSYIWASEKIQADLNGYVQIAGRDFVESDVTNITREDLEKYRVGTERGYQSFDWSDFILQKNSPLTQVNLSTSGGSEKINYYFAGNRNYSNSVLGEEFDYGRTNIISNVDANISERLKVGLGINGYSEKTENPGIPGGDDYWLPRYAIMRNTPWERPYANDNPEYLNDIKHNETNWAYNNFELGGYLRDIRKFVQANGTAEYQIPGIEGLSARGLYSYSNEERQLDVHEYTYDAYTYFPATEDSEEEYRVTGGSSNPWRQRNVDKIQKINTQLGLNYSNVFGDHEVGALFLAERYQERFQGTFLRSVPKTNTLPLIYFDDVVDYTDADNEIARLGYIARINYSYASKYYLELSGRRDASWRFAPDQRVGYFPSASIGWRITEEEFMKSLLGSSSILDNLKLRASYGILGDDNVNLNYLGGGGDYGTGDVNYISPYAYLPGYLYNRGEAILNGVPITGSVDTGPPVRTVSWFESKILDIGADFSLFGGKLTGSVDYFNRHRTGLRGRKYDVVVPSELGYTLPDENVNSDKQFGGEAMLAYRGNLGEFTYQLGANISYARSKFDASYRPIFFNSWDEYRNSIEDRYSFIQWGYQVVGQFESQEQINNYTVNVDGEGNRTLLPGDLIYKDINGDNKIDQYDERPIGYSTNLPFVNGGLNFVFGWKGFDLALDFSLASGYSFIAENELSRAFRANGGNIAEHLRDSWKREDPYDLNSEWIPGYFPPNRFNQGGLSSVNKRSDFWMSNVTAFRGRTFQLGYSLPNSLIERFNIQQARLYFNGYNLFSWHNVKRYNIDPEVGDTNGLQYPQHRVVSFGVSLSL, encoded by the coding sequence ATGAGATACAATATACCTATACTCATCCGGTCTATATTCCGATATTCCGTTTTGATTTTTATGCTTCAGCTAGGCTTCTCCACGCTATTAATGGCAGAAACATCAGATACGGGTAATATAGACAATGTGCAAATCTCTATAAAGCTAAAGAACAGTTCTATTGTAGAGGTTTTTCAAGCCATAGAAGATGACACTGACTATGTGTTTGCCTATGGAGAAGAGGTGAAAAACCTGAAAACTACATTCACCCTGAATTACAAAAATGCTGATGTCAACGATGTGTTGAAGGTCGTTGGTCAAAAAGCCCGCCTGAACTTTAAACGCATCAACAATACTATTTCAGTAAGTGTGGCCAGGCTTCGGGAGCAAAAATCAAGTTTGCTTTCCCCACCGCTTTTGGAAGAAGCATTTGCCATCACAGTAAGTGGTCAGGTAAGCAGCCTGGAGGGAAATGAGCCGCTCCCCGGTGTTAATGTTCTGGTAAAAAGTACTTCCAACGGTACCATTACTGATGTAGAAGGAAAATATACCCTATCCGTAGCCAATGAAACTGATACGCTTATCTTTTCCTCCATAGGCTATGTATCTCAGGAAGTTCCTGTCAACAATAGAACTATAGTTGACGTGACCCTGGTAGAGGATATTCAGGCACTGAGCGAAATTGTGGTTACCGGTTATGGTACGCAGAAAAGAGAATCAGTTACAGGTGCCATCTCTACAATTGGAAGTGAGGATATTGGACGCGTGAAAGGTGGTGGAACATCCGTAAGTACCGGTCTGGCAGGAAAATTACCAGGTGTAGCTTTTCGTCAGCGGGATGGCCGTCCTGGTGCCGGTGCTTCCATACAGATAAGAAATATGGGTAACCCTCTCTATGTTATTGATGGCATTCAGCAGGATGAGAAACAGTTTAACAGACTTTCAGCGGCTGATATCGAAAGTATCACCGTACTTAAAGATGGTGCTGCTGCTGTTTATGGGGTGCGGGCAGCCAATGGTGTGGTGGTCGTAACTACTAAAAGAGGAGGCAGGGGCGAAAGCAACACTGTCAATGTTGATGCTAATTATGGATTTCAGAACTGGGTTACTTTTCCTAAAGTGACCAACAGCTCTTATATATGGGCATCAGAAAAAATCCAGGCTGATCTGAACGGATACGTACAAATTGCAGGACGGGATTTTGTAGAGTCGGATGTGACCAATATTACCAGAGAAGACCTGGAAAAGTACAGAGTAGGTACTGAGCGTGGGTACCAGAGTTTTGACTGGTCAGATTTTATCTTACAAAAAAATTCTCCGCTCACACAAGTCAATCTAAGCACTTCAGGGGGTTCTGAAAAAATCAATTATTACTTTGCCGGAAATCGTAATTACAGCAATTCTGTGCTGGGTGAAGAGTTTGATTATGGCAGGACCAACATCATCAGCAATGTAGATGCCAATATCAGCGAAAGGCTGAAAGTAGGGCTGGGAATCAATGGTTATTCGGAGAAAACAGAAAACCCCGGTATACCCGGAGGTGATGATTATTGGCTTCCCAGATATGCTATCATGAGAAATACTCCCTGGGAAAGACCTTACGCCAATGATAATCCCGAATACCTGAATGATATCAAGCACAATGAAACCAACTGGGCGTACAACAATTTTGAACTGGGAGGCTATTTGAGAGATATCCGGAAATTCGTACAGGCTAACGGTACGGCTGAATACCAGATTCCCGGAATAGAAGGTTTGAGTGCCAGAGGTTTATATTCCTACAGCAATGAAGAGCGCCAACTTGATGTACACGAATACACTTACGACGCTTACACTTATTTCCCTGCAACAGAAGATTCTGAAGAAGAATACAGGGTAACAGGAGGAAGTTCCAACCCCTGGAGACAAAGAAATGTGGATAAAATTCAAAAAATCAATACTCAGCTTGGTCTGAATTATTCTAATGTCTTTGGTGACCATGAAGTTGGCGCTTTGTTTTTAGCAGAGAGATATCAGGAGCGATTCCAGGGTACTTTTTTACGGTCAGTACCCAAAACCAATACTCTTCCGCTTATCTATTTTGACGATGTAGTGGATTATACTGATGCTGACAATGAAATTGCGCGACTTGGCTACATTGCCCGGATCAATTATAGTTACGCCAGCAAATATTATCTGGAACTCTCCGGCAGACGTGACGCCTCCTGGAGATTTGCGCCTGACCAGCGCGTAGGTTATTTCCCTTCTGCTTCCATTGGCTGGAGAATCACCGAAGAAGAATTTATGAAATCACTGCTGGGTAGCTCCAGTATCCTGGATAACCTGAAACTTCGTGCATCCTATGGAATTTTGGGAGATGATAATGTAAACCTGAATTACTTAGGCGGGGGGGGAGATTATGGTACAGGTGATGTAAACTACATCAGTCCATACGCATATCTTCCGGGCTATCTTTATAACCGTGGAGAAGCTATTCTTAATGGGGTGCCTATCACCGGTAGCGTAGATACAGGGCCACCTGTCAGAACGGTTTCCTGGTTTGAAAGTAAAATCCTGGATATAGGGGCTGACTTTTCCCTGTTTGGCGGTAAACTGACGGGTAGTGTCGACTATTTCAACCGGCACCGAACCGGACTTAGAGGACGAAAATATGATGTGGTAGTACCCAGTGAACTGGGATATACTTTGCCAGATGAAAACGTAAACAGCGACAAGCAATTTGGCGGGGAAGCCATGCTTGCTTATAGAGGAAATCTAGGTGAGTTTACCTATCAGTTGGGAGCCAACATCTCCTATGCACGCAGTAAATTTGATGCTTCTTATCGCCCCATTTTCTTCAATTCCTGGGATGAGTACCGTAATTCCATAGAAGACCGCTACAGTTTCATCCAGTGGGGTTATCAGGTCGTAGGCCAGTTTGAAAGCCAGGAGCAGATCAATAATTACACCGTCAATGTAGATGGGGAAGGCAACCGGACGTTGTTGCCAGGAGATTTGATTTATAAAGACATCAACGGAGACAATAAAATAGATCAGTATGACGAAAGGCCGATAGGATACAGCACCAACCTGCCCTTTGTCAACGGAGGATTGAATTTTGTATTTGGCTGGAAAGGCTTTGACCTTGCCCTGGACTTTTCACTTGCTTCGGGCTACTCCTTCATTGCTGAAAACGAGCTGAGCCGGGCATTCCGTGCCAACGGTGGTAATATTGCCGAACACCTGAGAGACTCCTGGAAGCGGGAAGATCCTTATGATCTGAACAGCGAGTGGATACCGGGATATTTCCCTCCCAACAGATTTAACCAGGGTGGTTTGAGTTCGGTAAACAAACGGTCCGACTTCTGGATGTCCAACGTGACAGCCTTCCGTGGCAGGACTTTCCAGTTGGGCTATTCATTGCCAAACTCCCTGATAGAAAGGTTTAACATCCAGCAGGCACGCTTGTATTTCAACGGATACAACCTGTTCTCCTGGCACAATGTGAAGCGGTACAATATAGACCCGGAAGTAGGGGATACCAATGGTTTGCAGTATCCGCAGCATAGAGTAGTCAGCTTTGGGGTAAGTCTTTCTTTATAA
- a CDS encoding RagB/SusD family nutrient uptake outer membrane protein encodes MKKIYSILVVISLSFGWACESDSEFLERPPAESLTVEQAFSDPAQVLSILANLYGRQFSVNRLSDWQTFADFNDVLVTADDGLTNLWHTNNSWPFGGINNFWSTWDYAYIRELNLFLERIEESTISEDLKAAYAAEARFLRALYYFELAKLYGGVPIVLESQTYDFSGDPSYLQVPRSTEAEIYDFVIQEADALSELLPMNADSKSRASAGAALAMKAQAAVYAGSLARYGANTPSVSLPGNVIGIPAERAEGYYQTALEAAQEIISGSAGGYALYNKIPTNLSENFAAIFYDKNANPETIFIEEYLLKFKVHYFTGANQPRYGAEEEEGGALNPSLNLVQEFELLDNTFAPLPTVDANGDPIYYENQLDIFANRDARLAGTVILPGSTFKSRPVDIWAGLQLGDGTVITGSERGQLRDVPGSPTPIQVVGFDGPVATTNQNALAGFYVRKYQDPAPGSGRRGTQSDVSRIKFRYAEILLIAAEAAFELNQPGIAADYMNEVRTRAGFTIPLTAADITLDRIIHERRVEFALEGQYFMDLKRFRIAHEIFDGISMNLSGLRSNIGSATKRSTQPWGLWPYKIYDPGSANHGKWIFKETLSNRVTAADNWQLGNYYSIINNDILNNNPKLLRQPLQ; translated from the coding sequence ATGAAAAAAATATATTCTATACTAGTAGTCATATCGTTAAGTTTCGGCTGGGCCTGCGAATCCGATAGTGAATTTCTGGAAAGGCCACCCGCCGAATCATTGACGGTTGAGCAGGCTTTCAGTGATCCTGCTCAGGTGCTCTCTATCCTGGCAAACCTTTACGGCCGTCAGTTTTCTGTAAACAGGCTTAGCGACTGGCAAACTTTTGCTGATTTTAACGATGTGCTGGTCACTGCCGATGATGGACTGACCAACCTTTGGCATACCAATAATTCCTGGCCATTTGGAGGAATAAATAACTTTTGGAGTACCTGGGATTACGCTTACATCAGAGAGCTAAATCTTTTTCTGGAAAGAATAGAAGAGTCAACCATTAGTGAAGATCTGAAAGCAGCCTATGCCGCTGAGGCCAGATTCCTGCGGGCGCTCTACTATTTTGAACTGGCCAAGCTATATGGCGGTGTACCTATTGTCCTGGAATCGCAAACTTACGATTTCAGTGGAGACCCTTCTTATCTACAGGTTCCAAGGTCAACCGAGGCTGAGATTTATGATTTTGTCATCCAGGAAGCCGACGCACTGAGTGAACTATTGCCAATGAATGCAGATAGTAAATCACGGGCATCAGCCGGTGCGGCACTGGCCATGAAAGCGCAGGCAGCGGTATATGCAGGTTCTCTGGCCAGGTACGGAGCTAACACACCTTCAGTATCCCTTCCCGGAAACGTCATAGGTATACCTGCCGAGAGAGCAGAAGGATATTATCAGACTGCATTAGAAGCTGCTCAGGAGATCATCAGCGGATCAGCCGGAGGATACGCTTTGTACAATAAAATCCCTACCAATCTTTCTGAGAATTTTGCGGCTATCTTTTATGACAAAAATGCAAACCCTGAAACCATATTTATAGAGGAGTATTTGCTGAAATTTAAGGTGCACTATTTTACGGGAGCCAACCAACCCCGCTATGGTGCAGAAGAAGAGGAGGGAGGAGCACTTAACCCTTCGCTCAATCTGGTACAGGAATTTGAATTGCTGGACAATACTTTTGCCCCTCTGCCCACAGTAGATGCCAATGGTGATCCGATCTACTATGAAAACCAGCTAGATATCTTTGCCAACAGAGATGCGCGGCTGGCGGGAACTGTGATTTTACCGGGCTCTACTTTCAAATCCAGACCGGTAGATATATGGGCAGGATTGCAGTTAGGGGATGGGACAGTAATCACAGGTAGTGAACGCGGGCAACTAAGGGATGTACCCGGAAGTCCGACCCCCATACAGGTAGTAGGTTTTGACGGACCTGTCGCTACAACCAACCAGAATGCGCTTGCTGGTTTTTATGTACGCAAATACCAGGACCCTGCTCCCGGCTCCGGACGGCGAGGTACGCAAAGCGATGTATCAAGGATTAAGTTTCGCTATGCAGAAATTCTGCTGATTGCTGCTGAAGCTGCTTTTGAACTGAACCAGCCGGGTATAGCTGCTGATTATATGAATGAGGTACGAACAAGGGCAGGATTCACAATTCCTCTTACCGCAGCAGACATTACATTGGATAGGATTATTCATGAACGCAGGGTAGAATTTGCCTTGGAAGGCCAGTATTTCATGGATCTGAAACGCTTCCGGATTGCCCATGAAATTTTTGATGGTATTTCCATGAACTTGTCAGGACTGAGATCCAATATCGGCAGTGCTACCAAAAGAAGTACACAGCCCTGGGGACTATGGCCATATAAAATTTATGATCCGGGATCTGCAAATCACGGTAAATGGATATTTAAGGAGACTTTGTCAAACCGGGTGACTGCCGCTGATAACTGGCAACTGGGTAACTATTACAGTATTATCAATAATGATATACTGAATAACAACCCCAAATTGCTGAGGCAACCTCTTCAATAA
- a CDS encoding DUF3823 domain-containing protein gives MKNIFHFIIVLTLSAAIMSCEKDNYEPPTSLLSGRLVYQGTPLNLEYNRVSYDIYQDGFGKTGPLSSTFTSEGEFSHLLYDGTYKMVVPNGQGPFLWENIGDGGQDTLVINLRGSAEIDVEVTPFWMIRNPQLSGSGNQVSGTFGLEQIVTNADAKQVESVTLYVSKTLFANSQTNVATNVIEGSTITDVNNLNLSVTVPELVPAQNYVFASIGVKLAGVDDLIFSPTQKIDL, from the coding sequence ATGAAAAACATATTTCATTTTATTATAGTATTGACATTGAGTGCGGCGATCATGTCATGCGAAAAGGACAATTACGAACCACCTACCTCTCTTTTAAGTGGGCGTCTGGTATATCAGGGAACTCCCTTAAATCTTGAATACAACAGGGTCAGCTATGATATCTACCAGGATGGCTTCGGAAAAACAGGTCCTCTGAGCAGTACCTTTACCTCTGAGGGAGAATTTTCCCATCTTCTGTATGATGGAACCTATAAAATGGTAGTGCCTAACGGACAAGGCCCGTTTTTGTGGGAAAATATTGGTGATGGAGGACAGGATACACTGGTCATTAATTTACGGGGCAGTGCTGAGATAGACGTTGAAGTGACTCCCTTCTGGATGATCAGAAATCCTCAGTTGTCTGGTAGTGGCAATCAGGTGAGCGGCACCTTTGGATTGGAGCAAATTGTTACCAATGCTGATGCTAAGCAGGTAGAGAGTGTAACCCTCTATGTCAGCAAAACACTATTTGCCAATTCTCAGACCAATGTGGCTACGAATGTCATAGAAGGAAGCACAATTACTGATGTCAATAATCTGAATCTGAGTGTGACGGTTCCTGAACTGGTGCCTGCCCAAAATTATGTGTTTGCCAGCATTGGTGTAAAACTCGCAGGAGTAGATGATTTGATCTTTTCCCCTACACAAAAGATTGATCTATAA
- a CDS encoding PVC-type heme-binding CxxCH protein, with the protein MRRKVFSWFFQRLSARRVAIQWFAVQFIFLGIILQACIATSESPTQSNARRAEVLFLGHNSQHHDSNKYAPWLAIAMFKSGINLTYTTDLSDLNTDNLTKYDGLIIYANHDAIAPAQEEALKAFVEGGKGLIPLHSATGCFKNSDWYINTIGGQFASHGTGTFTAEIVNAEHPVMDGLSEFETWDETYVHQRINPDMTVLMERVEGDHKEPYTWVREQGNGRVFYTAYGHNDSTWTNAGFQKLVTNGVLWAIGDEVKEKIERLNIPEVDIYDSMPISDFTARHIVPKMQEALSPEESQKLIQVPADFEIQLFASEPDITNPIAMTWDERGRLWIVESVDYPNTFLETDGAANDRIKICEDTDGDGMADKFTVFADSLNIPTSMVFANDGVIVSMAPHFVFLKDTDGDDKADVRENIISGWGKNDTHAGPSNLQYGFDNKIWGVLGYSGFEGEIDGKSMAFRQGVYRFAPDGSKFEYLASSSNNTWGLGFSEENHVFVSTANNTHSAYYAMPTQHMLRTLPEPVAQANADQAAEYRSVNPLEKIDGHYDAHAMTPNLRQVDVVGGFTSAAGHHLYTARSFPKNYWNRIAFVNEPTIRLVHNAIIEPDGAGFKEKDGWNLMASSDEWFGPVHTQVGPDGAVWVADWYNFIIQHNVFVERQAPSRMVLPFTEQPHGQGNAFISSMRDLDYGRIYRVIYKNAQPYEPIELSKEDTEGLLEALQNDNMFWRMTAQRLLVESKNQEALSGLYEIAQNQEVDEIGLNSPAVHALWTLHGLGALDGKNEEAMKVAVDALSHPAAGVRKAAVSVLPKNAQTMSAIQDADLLQDENLNVRMETLLALADLPPSEALGKAIYQATLDTKNADDPWLNKALLAAAITHQEGYLSALSSSKKNDLSARIAESLKKEVYELPRRGPLPYPIDVRGKEIIIKASVAKRENKPEGVIMAHGGQKEGYGVYIQNGQLTMAVNQGGKMYKASSKQPLPDQFDLLAQLGENGQMSLSINGKQVAQAKAPSLFDAPFTSVIRTSSDFENEDKIGNYEGAFSMNAELQNVSLELRNPDGTQTLATNASAPEVSSASEAETIYIKMVPDMMKFDKEQITVRAGQKVVIELENQDGMQHNMLIIKPGTLEEVGAAADALARDPKAAQKAYVPDMPEVLHASKLLNPEEVFTLTFTAPSQPGDYPFVCTFPGHWRMMNGIMKVEEGKDLSE; encoded by the coding sequence ATGAGGAGAAAGGTATTTTCATGGTTCTTTCAACGGTTGTCCGCGCGACGCGTCGCCATACAATGGTTCGCCGTACAATTCATTTTTTTGGGAATTATTTTACAGGCCTGTATCGCCACTAGCGAAAGCCCGACCCAAAGTAATGCGAGAAGAGCAGAAGTACTCTTTCTGGGACATAACAGCCAGCATCATGATTCCAATAAGTATGCGCCCTGGCTGGCCATAGCCATGTTCAAAAGTGGCATCAACCTGACATATACCACTGACCTTAGCGACCTCAACACCGATAACTTAACTAAGTACGACGGTCTGATTATTTACGCCAACCATGATGCTATTGCACCTGCGCAGGAAGAAGCCCTAAAAGCTTTTGTAGAAGGAGGAAAAGGTTTAATTCCACTGCATAGCGCTACCGGATGCTTTAAGAATTCTGACTGGTACATCAACACTATTGGCGGACAATTTGCCTCACACGGTACCGGCACTTTTACTGCGGAAATCGTCAACGCCGAACATCCGGTGATGGATGGACTGTCGGAGTTTGAAACCTGGGACGAAACCTATGTGCATCAGAGAATCAATCCGGATATGACAGTACTCATGGAAAGGGTAGAAGGAGATCATAAAGAGCCTTATACCTGGGTGCGAGAACAAGGGAATGGACGTGTATTTTATACTGCTTATGGCCATAATGACAGTACCTGGACCAATGCCGGATTCCAGAAGCTGGTAACTAATGGTGTGTTGTGGGCTATCGGGGATGAAGTAAAAGAGAAAATTGAAAGACTCAATATCCCGGAGGTGGATATCTATGATTCCATGCCGATTTCTGATTTTACGGCACGCCATATCGTTCCCAAAATGCAGGAAGCGCTTAGTCCGGAAGAATCACAGAAACTGATTCAGGTGCCTGCAGATTTTGAAATTCAGCTTTTTGCTTCCGAACCGGATATCACCAATCCCATCGCCATGACATGGGACGAACGAGGCCGCCTATGGATTGTAGAATCGGTAGATTATCCCAATACTTTTCTGGAAACCGATGGAGCCGCCAACGACCGCATCAAAATCTGTGAAGATACTGACGGAGATGGCATGGCAGATAAGTTTACTGTGTTTGCCGACAGCCTGAATATTCCAACCAGTATGGTGTTTGCCAACGATGGAGTCATCGTTTCTATGGCTCCCCATTTTGTGTTTCTCAAAGATACCGACGGCGACGATAAAGCAGATGTGCGGGAAAATATCATTTCTGGCTGGGGTAAAAATGATACCCACGCCGGTCCATCCAACTTACAGTATGGTTTTGACAATAAAATCTGGGGCGTACTTGGCTATTCCGGATTTGAAGGAGAAATAGATGGCAAAAGTATGGCTTTCCGACAGGGAGTTTATCGTTTTGCCCCGGATGGTAGCAAATTTGAGTATCTGGCAAGTAGCAGTAACAATACCTGGGGGTTGGGTTTTTCTGAAGAGAATCATGTGTTTGTCTCTACCGCCAACAATACCCATAGCGCCTACTATGCCATGCCTACACAGCATATGCTGAGAACCCTGCCAGAACCTGTTGCACAGGCTAATGCAGATCAGGCAGCTGAATACCGCTCGGTGAATCCGCTGGAAAAAATTGACGGACACTATGATGCCCATGCCATGACACCTAACTTAAGACAGGTAGATGTGGTGGGAGGTTTTACCTCAGCTGCTGGTCATCATCTGTACACAGCCAGAAGCTTCCCCAAAAACTACTGGAACAGAATCGCTTTCGTCAATGAACCTACAATCCGGCTGGTGCACAATGCGATCATTGAGCCAGATGGTGCTGGCTTCAAAGAAAAAGATGGCTGGAACCTGATGGCCAGTTCTGACGAATGGTTTGGTCCGGTACATACCCAGGTAGGTCCCGACGGCGCAGTTTGGGTGGCCGACTGGTATAATTTTATCATACAGCACAATGTGTTTGTGGAGCGACAGGCTCCGTCTCGTATGGTGCTGCCTTTTACTGAGCAACCGCATGGGCAAGGCAATGCTTTTATCAGTTCTATGCGCGATCTGGATTATGGTCGGATATATAGAGTAATCTATAAAAATGCCCAACCTTATGAGCCGATTGAATTAAGCAAAGAGGATACAGAGGGTTTGTTAGAAGCTTTGCAAAACGACAATATGTTCTGGCGGATGACTGCCCAGCGCCTGCTGGTAGAATCTAAAAATCAGGAAGCACTTTCCGGGCTCTATGAAATTGCCCAAAATCAGGAAGTAGATGAGATTGGCTTAAACAGCCCGGCAGTTCATGCTTTATGGACACTGCATGGATTAGGTGCATTGGATGGAAAAAATGAAGAAGCTATGAAAGTCGCAGTAGATGCATTGTCACATCCTGCGGCAGGCGTCAGAAAAGCAGCAGTCAGTGTATTGCCTAAAAATGCACAAACCATGAGCGCTATTCAGGATGCTGATTTACTTCAGGATGAAAACCTGAATGTACGTATGGAAACTTTGTTGGCTTTGGCTGACTTACCACCTTCTGAAGCATTAGGAAAAGCCATTTATCAGGCTACGCTGGATACCAAAAATGCAGATGATCCCTGGCTAAATAAAGCATTGCTGGCGGCAGCCATTACCCATCAGGAAGGTTATCTTTCAGCACTTTCGTCTTCTAAGAAAAATGATTTGAGTGCGAGAATTGCCGAATCACTCAAAAAAGAAGTATATGAACTGCCCAGAAGAGGCCCCCTTCCTTATCCGATAGATGTCAGAGGAAAGGAAATTATCATCAAAGCATCTGTTGCTAAAAGAGAAAATAAACCGGAAGGCGTCATCATGGCACATGGTGGACAAAAGGAAGGCTATGGCGTATACATCCAAAATGGACAACTGACCATGGCAGTGAATCAGGGAGGTAAAATGTATAAAGCAAGCAGCAAGCAGCCCCTGCCTGATCAGTTTGACCTGCTGGCTCAGTTGGGAGAAAATGGCCAAATGAGCCTCAGCATTAACGGAAAACAAGTGGCTCAGGCAAAAGCACCTTCTTTGTTTGATGCTCCTTTCACTTCTGTCATTCGTACTTCATCCGACTTTGAGAATGAGGATAAAATAGGGAATTATGAAGGAGCTTTTTCTATGAATGCTGAACTCCAAAATGTATCACTGGAATTAAGGAACCCGGATGGCACCCAAACTTTAGCCACCAATGCATCGGCACCAGAGGTATCATCTGCCTCAGAGGCAGAGACCATTTACATCAAAATGGTGCCGGATATGATGAAGTTTGATAAAGAACAGATCACGGTCAGAGCCGGACAAAAAGTAGTGATTGAACTGGAAAACCAGGATGGTATGCAGCACAATATGCTGATCATTAAGCCGGGTACTTTAGAAGAAGTAGGAGCTGC